Proteins from a genomic interval of Lycium ferocissimum isolate CSIRO_LF1 unplaced genomic scaffold, AGI_CSIRO_Lferr_CH_V1 ctg16000, whole genome shotgun sequence:
- the LOC132042537 gene encoding protein neprosin-like, translating into MATSLYNPHVEGKQHSACRLKIYKGSDVLQVGWRVDPTLYGDNKTRLFIHFRAGKIHCFNTLCPGFIIVNTEIPLDMSYEDHLSQRGVKIGEDTMYIERDLANGNWWFLMEENYEQIGFWPQWMFTDLEGFATNVEWGGVVYSPLCVPKPPMGSSFFPVKTLLMMLIVGALQL; encoded by the exons ATGGCAACTAGTTTGTACAATCCTCACGTTGAAGGCAAACAACATAGTGCTTGTCGACTAAAAATTTATAAAGGGTCGGATGTCTTGCAAGTTGGTTGGAGA GTGGATCCAACATTATATGGGGACAATAAAACTAGACTTTTCATACATTTTCGT GCAGGTAAAATTCATTGTTTCAACACATTATGTCCTGGCTTCATAATAGTAAACACTGAGATACCTCTTGATATGTCATACGAAGACCATCTTTCACAACGTGGGGTGAAGATAGGGGAGGACACAATGTACATTGAGAGG gaTCTAGCCaatggaaattggtggtttttaatGGAAGAAAACTATGAACAAATTGGTTTTTGGCCACAATGGATGTTCACTGACTTGGAAGGTTTTGCTACGAATGTTGAGTGGGGAGGAGTTGTATATAGTCCACTGTGTGTACCTAAGCCACCAATGGGCTCAAGCTTTTTCCCAGTGAAAACTTTGCTTATGATGCTTATTGTAGGAGCATTGCAATTATAG
- the LOC132042536 gene encoding protein neprosin-like, with amino-acid sequence MLISLIFYFKRPYVHAYKKMIEFKRHQRSVQQTLLVLYFLLCCNEVQGEKKISKLEDMELEKQLLLLNKPAIKTIKTTYGDIYDCIDFYKQHAFDHPLSKDHNFHPKMKPTLSRIKQNSDASTTSRSSTIWSKDGGCPSGTVPIKRITRMILLDKEVCHRFKNVKFNAQFVGVR; translated from the exons ATGTTAAttagtttgattttttattttaaaagaccTTATGTTCATGCCtacaaaaaaatgattgaattcAAGAGGCATCAAAGAAGTGTTCAACAAACTTTGCTGGTGCTATATTTCCTTTTGTGTTGTAATGAGGtacaaggagaaaaaaagatatCCAAATTAGAGGATATGGAGTTAGAGAAACAACTATTACTTCTGAACAAGCCAGCAATCAAAACAATTAAG ACTACATATGGAGATATATATGACTGTATAGATTTCTACAAACAACATGCGTTTGATCACCCCTTGTCGAAGGACCATAATTTTCATCCTAAG ATGAAACCTACTTTATCTAGGATAAAGCAAAACTCAGATGCCTCGACAACTAGTAGGTCATCGACAATATGGTCAAAAGATGGAGGTTGTCCTTCCGGAACCGTTCCCATTAAGAGAATTACAAGGATGATCTTATTAGACAAAGAAGTATGCCACCGCTTTAAAAATGTCAAATTCAATGCTCAATTTGTTGGCGTAAGATAA